The Doryrhamphus excisus isolate RoL2022-K1 chromosome 1, RoL_Dexc_1.0, whole genome shotgun sequence genome includes a window with the following:
- the LOC131140761 gene encoding intercellular adhesion molecule 1-like encodes MHPSRWIRITLLLLHLFGSATSSPLSVHTPAPPLPSQISPPLPTFLPSGPCPSTSIPPITEDSAEQQRCPLTMSPSTMVVRFGDPVTANCSVSRTDFFLLGWEVSLVAPEPTMENYLVWSVDNMKEWSISAVCYAVSNLEGPCHLRLPVIVYKPPDSVSISFANHTGPLFEHRQYTLQCTVQDVAPAGNLVVTFYRGQTRLSQLRSDVMEKTPVTEVFTLDVQPRREEDGALYWCEAELRLQPEGPQWPPAVTSQKLPAAVLYGPQLLCPAKLQVRMGESFHCEVQGNPQPSVIWLKDGRLVVPPTHSMTEHAGKYTVLATGLFGQRNLTVEVEVITSRGTAQPGKRHFLFATLLLLTWNLL; translated from the exons ATGCACCCGTCAAGGTGGATCAGGATCACCCTGCTGCTGCTTCACCTGTTTGG CTCAGCTACCTCATCCCCCCTTTCTGTGCACACACCTGCTCCTCCTCTACCCTCACAAATTTCACCTCCCCTCCCCACATTTCTCCCATCTGGACCTTGTCCATCTACCAGCATCCCTCCCATCACAGAGGATTCAGCAGAACAACAACGTTGCCCTCTCACCATGTCCCCTTCCACAATGGTGGTCAG GTTTGGAGACCCAGTCACAGCTAACTGCTCAGTGTCAAGGACAGACTTTTTCCTGCTGGGATGGGAAGTCTCACTG GTGGCTCCTGAACCTACAATGGAGAACTATCTGGTTTGGAGTGTGGACAATATGAAAGAGTGGAGCATCTCAGCAGTGTGCTATGCCGTGTCAAATCTAGAGGGACCCTGTCATCTTCGCCTCCCTGTCATTGTTTACA AGCCTCCAGACAGCGTGTCCATCAGCTTTGCCAATCACACAGGCCCGCTTTTCGAGCATCGCCAGTACACCCTACAGTGTACTGTACAAGATGTGGCCCCCGCCGGGAACCTCGTTGTGACCTTCTACAGGGGTCAAACAAGACTGAGCCAACTGCGTTCGGATGTGATGGAGAAGACGCCCGTGACCGAAGTCTTCACTCTGGATGTCCAACCCAGGAGAGAGGAGGACGGGGCGCTGTACTGGTGTGAGGCTGAATTACGACtgcagccagaaggaccacagTGGCCTCCAGCAGTCACGTCGCAAAAACTCCCTGCTGCTGTCCTCT ATGGCCCACAGCTACTCTGTCCTGCAAAGCTGCAGGTGAGAATGGGAGAAAGCTTCCATTGCGAGGTTCAAGGAAACCCCCAACCTTCGGTTATTTGGCTCAAAGATGGCCGCCTGGTGGTACCACCCACTCACTCAATGACGGAGCATGCGGGAAAATACACAGTCTTGGCGACCGGGCTTTTTGGACAGAGGAATCTTACAGTAGAGGTGGAGGTGATCACTAGCAGAG GCACTGCACAGCCAGGTAAAAGACACTTTCTGTTTGCGACCCTGCTTCTACTGACATGGAACTTGTTGTAG
- the LOC131127710 gene encoding protein GPR108 isoform X2, giving the protein MAAARRAGVVAAFLLLFLLVGCKARIHKLTLKNETRFFVHLNTFGFYANGTLDVSLRSLRLPQKPVNYSVYPVGFSLSRSRVSGVLSYTAEETETCPLTLSKVTNNEPLILFLVDIHSCSVNVRVFGDQDNILSAKLKSDVQTKVKGQRSSREAPANAPAKPVEQTKDGDKTSGKVPDESNAKTELVDQTKQDQTAGITLPEFHLDKNKSLTLALEKVNDTYNFNFHLLVGLLAEGLYNFNFYYCQNMEPGIDHSYSFTLEVTEKNPGGFLSAAEIPLSRLYIGMAGVFFTAALVWVYTLMKHRYSVFKIHWLMAALAFTKSTSLVFHSINYHFINTEGHPIEGWAVMYYITHLLKGALLFITLALIGTGWAFVKYILSDKEKKIFMIVIPLQVLANVAYIIIESTEEGSSEYPLWKEILFLVDLICCGAILFPVVWSIRHLQEASSTDGKAAMNLEKLKLFRHYYVMIVCYIYFTRIIAILLKVTMPFQWQWFYEFLVEVSTLIFFVLTGYKFRPASNNPYLQLPQHDDDEEMDEILPALNKQRPTFPDRSPDRLGV; this is encoded by the exons ATGGCTGCGGCGCGCAGAGCTGGTGTCGTGGCTGCATTTCTACTCCTGTTTCTTCTGGTTGGGTGCAAGGCAAGGATACACAAACTCACCCTGAAG AACGAAACACGCTTTTTCGTCCACCTCAACACTTTTGGCTTTTACGCGAACGGGACTCTTGACGTCAGCCTACGGTCTCTGCGCCTCCCACAGAAACCGGTCAACTATAGCGTCTACCCT gttgGATTCAGTCTCTCCAGGTCCCGAGTGAGTGGAGTCTTGTCTTACACA GCTGAAGAGACAGAGACCTGCCCCCTCACGCTCAGTAAAGTGACTAATAATGAACCCCTCATCCTCTTTCTTGTTGATATCCACAGCTGCAG TGTCAACGTGCGTGTCTTCGGAGACCAAGACAATATTTTGAGCGCCAAATTGAAGAGCGATGTGCAGACCAAAGTGAAAG gtcagaggtcaagcaGGGAGGCTCCTGCCAACGCTCCTGCTAAGCCTGTTGAGCAGACGAAAGATGGAGATAAAACGTCTGGAAAAGTTCCAGATGAATCAAATGCAAAAACAGAGCTTGTGGATCAGACAAAGCAGGATCAGACGGCAGGGATTACGCTTCCCGAATTCCAT CTCGACAAGAACAAATCGCTGACATTGGCTTTGGAGAAAGTTAACGACACCTACAACTTCAAT TTCCACCTGCTGGTGGGCTTGCTGGCTGAAGGCTTGTACAACTTCAACTTCTACTACTGTCAGAACATGGAACCTGGCATAGACCATTCCTACTCCTtcact CTGGAAGTGACGGAGAAGAATCCCGGAGGCTTCCTGTCTGCAGCCGAAATCCCACTGTCTCGCCTCTACATTGGCATGGCTGGAGTCTTCTTCACCGCTGCCCTGGTGTGGGTGTACACGCTCATGAAGCACAG GTACAGTGTGTTTAAGATCCATTGGCTGATGGCGGCGCTGGCCTTCACCAAGTCCACATCTTTGGTTTTCCACAGT ATAAACTATCACTTCATCAACACAGAGGGGCATCCCATCGAGGGCTGGGCTGTCATGTATTACATCACACACCT GCTCAAGGGGGCGCTCCTGTTCATCACACTGGCACTGATTGGCACCGGATGGGCCTTCGTCAAATACATCCTGTCTGACAAAGAGAAGAAGATCTTTATGATTGTCATTCCCCTGCAG GTCCTGGCCAACGTGGCCTACATAATCATTGAGTCCACGGAGGAAGGCTCCAGCGAATACCCTCTGTGGAAGGAGATACTCTTTCTTGTCGACCTCATCTGCTGTGGCGCCATCTTGTTCCCTGTTGTCTG GTCCATCCGTCATCTACAAGAGGCTTCCAGCACCGATGGAAAAG CTGCCATGAATTTGGAGAAGCTCAAGCTCTTCCGGCACTACTACGTCATG ATCGTGTGTTACATCTACTTCACAAGAATCATCGCCATCCTGCTCAAGGTCACCATGCCCTTCCAGTGGCAGTGGTTCTACGAG TTCCTGGTGGAAGTGTCCACATTGATCTTTTTTGTGTTGACGGGATACAAATTCCGACCCGCTTCCAACAACCCGTACCTCCAGCTGCCCCAGCATGATGACGATGAAGAAATGGATGAAAT attgcctgcactcaacAAACAGAGGCCTACATTTCCGGATCGTTCTCCAGATCGCTTGGGagtttga
- the LOC131127710 gene encoding protein GPR108 isoform X3, with protein sequence MAAARRAGVVAAFLLLFLLVGCKARIHKLTLKNETRFFVHLNTFGFYANGTLDVSLRSLRLPQKPVNYSVYPVGFSLSRSRVSGVLSYTAEETETCPLTLSKVTNNEPLILFLVDIHSCSVNVRVFGDQDNILSAKLKSDVQTKVKGQRSSREAPANAPAKPVEQTKDGDKTSGKVPDESNAKTELVDQTKQDQTAGITLPEFHLDKNKSLTLALEKVNDTYNFNFHLLVGLLAEGLYNFNFYYCQNMEPGIDHSYSFTLEVTEKNPGGFLSAAEIPLSRLYIGMAGVFFTAALVWVYTLMKHRYSVFKIHWLMAALAFTKSTSLVFHSINYHFINTEGHPIEGWAVMYYITHLLKGALLFITLALIGTGWAFVKYILSDKEKKIFMIVIPLQVLANVAYIIIESTEEGSSEYPLWKEILFLVDLICCGAILFPVVWSIRHLQEASSTDGKAAMNLEKLKLFRHYYVMIVCYIYFTRIIAILLKVTMPFQWQWFYEFLVEVSTLIFFVLTGYKFRPASNNPYLQLPQHDDDEEMDEMSIKHRQEPAFTQRH encoded by the exons ATGGCTGCGGCGCGCAGAGCTGGTGTCGTGGCTGCATTTCTACTCCTGTTTCTTCTGGTTGGGTGCAAGGCAAGGATACACAAACTCACCCTGAAG AACGAAACACGCTTTTTCGTCCACCTCAACACTTTTGGCTTTTACGCGAACGGGACTCTTGACGTCAGCCTACGGTCTCTGCGCCTCCCACAGAAACCGGTCAACTATAGCGTCTACCCT gttgGATTCAGTCTCTCCAGGTCCCGAGTGAGTGGAGTCTTGTCTTACACA GCTGAAGAGACAGAGACCTGCCCCCTCACGCTCAGTAAAGTGACTAATAATGAACCCCTCATCCTCTTTCTTGTTGATATCCACAGCTGCAG TGTCAACGTGCGTGTCTTCGGAGACCAAGACAATATTTTGAGCGCCAAATTGAAGAGCGATGTGCAGACCAAAGTGAAAG gtcagaggtcaagcaGGGAGGCTCCTGCCAACGCTCCTGCTAAGCCTGTTGAGCAGACGAAAGATGGAGATAAAACGTCTGGAAAAGTTCCAGATGAATCAAATGCAAAAACAGAGCTTGTGGATCAGACAAAGCAGGATCAGACGGCAGGGATTACGCTTCCCGAATTCCAT CTCGACAAGAACAAATCGCTGACATTGGCTTTGGAGAAAGTTAACGACACCTACAACTTCAAT TTCCACCTGCTGGTGGGCTTGCTGGCTGAAGGCTTGTACAACTTCAACTTCTACTACTGTCAGAACATGGAACCTGGCATAGACCATTCCTACTCCTtcact CTGGAAGTGACGGAGAAGAATCCCGGAGGCTTCCTGTCTGCAGCCGAAATCCCACTGTCTCGCCTCTACATTGGCATGGCTGGAGTCTTCTTCACCGCTGCCCTGGTGTGGGTGTACACGCTCATGAAGCACAG GTACAGTGTGTTTAAGATCCATTGGCTGATGGCGGCGCTGGCCTTCACCAAGTCCACATCTTTGGTTTTCCACAGT ATAAACTATCACTTCATCAACACAGAGGGGCATCCCATCGAGGGCTGGGCTGTCATGTATTACATCACACACCT GCTCAAGGGGGCGCTCCTGTTCATCACACTGGCACTGATTGGCACCGGATGGGCCTTCGTCAAATACATCCTGTCTGACAAAGAGAAGAAGATCTTTATGATTGTCATTCCCCTGCAG GTCCTGGCCAACGTGGCCTACATAATCATTGAGTCCACGGAGGAAGGCTCCAGCGAATACCCTCTGTGGAAGGAGATACTCTTTCTTGTCGACCTCATCTGCTGTGGCGCCATCTTGTTCCCTGTTGTCTG GTCCATCCGTCATCTACAAGAGGCTTCCAGCACCGATGGAAAAG CTGCCATGAATTTGGAGAAGCTCAAGCTCTTCCGGCACTACTACGTCATG ATCGTGTGTTACATCTACTTCACAAGAATCATCGCCATCCTGCTCAAGGTCACCATGCCCTTCCAGTGGCAGTGGTTCTACGAG TTCCTGGTGGAAGTGTCCACATTGATCTTTTTTGTGTTGACGGGATACAAATTCCGACCCGCTTCCAACAACCCGTACCTCCAGCTGCCCCAGCATGATGACGATGAAGAAATGGATGAAAT GAGTATCAAGCACCGTCAGGAGCCAGCTTTCACCCAGCGACATTAA
- the soul5l gene encoding uncharacterized protein soul5l produces the protein MTFFSAVAVLTLVVITEGSVGPSTNGSFCTESKECLQFDMVCRTDEYEVRHYSPTRWVSTDAEAYFMGVGAAMAFRRLFQYITGANEAGIQMEMTAPVLVKIPEETKMWEPAVYTLNFPLPAAYQDKPPAPTNDKLYFTEMPEMHVYVRSYGGWMLSVTSRLHAHLLTKELERVRATYNHSYHYGVGYDSPLKLLNRHNEVWYVAEGAPVCTDPQEPTPAHTPRATPNSLADLPSDPLPNMLSDSPALTNLSSSNSSDTPTDVPTDTPTLVPSDSPPSPSSSAQPTSGQPPTSAQVSVDQDLAKNATGLDSVAPSLELQGVTALWNGTEHVLVDTQAGSSVNQQQDSV, from the exons AT GACTTTCTTCTCAGCTGTGGCTGTGTTGACCCTGGTGGTTATCACTGAAGGAAGTGTTGG CCCCAGCACTAATGGCAGCTTTTGCACCGAGTCAAAGGAATGTCTCCAGTTCGATATGGTCTGCAGAACAGATGAATATGAG GTGCGCCACTACAGCCCCACGCGCTGGGTGTCCACAGACGCCGAGGCCTACTTCATGGGCGTGGGTGCCGCCATGGCCTTTAGGAGACTTTTTCAGTACATCACTGGAGCAAATGAAGCAG GCATCCAGATGGAGATGACCGCACCTGTCCTGGTCAAAATCCCGGAGGAGACCAAGATGTGGGAGCCGGCCGTCTACACGCTCAACTTTCCGCTGCCTGCAGCCTATCAGGACAAGCCGCCAGCACCCACCAATGACAAG TTGTACTTCACTGAGATGCCCGAGATGCACGTCTACGTGCGCAGTTATGGAGGTTGGATGCTGTCGGTCACCTCCAGGCTCCACGCTCACCTGCTGACTAAAGAACTGGAGAGAGTCAGAGCGACCTACAACCACAGCTACCACTATGGAGTGGGATATGACAG ccccTTGAAGTTATTGAACAGACACAATGAGGTGTGGTATGTGGCCGAGGGGGCACCAGTCTGCACCGACCCCCAGGAGCCAACCCCCGCCCACACCCCGAGGGCGACCCCCAACTCGCTGGCTGACCTCCCATCAGACCCCCTCCCGAACATGCTCTCTGATTCTCCAGCCCTCACCAACCTGTCATCATCCAACTCCTCGGACACACCCACTGACGTGCCGACAGACACACCGACTCTCGTCCCATCCGATTCCCCTCCCAGTCCGTCTTCTTCTGCCCAACCCACATCCGGCCAGCCCCCCACCTCCGCTCAGGTTTCTGTGGACCAGGACCTGGCTAAAAACGCCACTGGGCTTGACTCTGTGGCGCCCTCGCTGGAACTCCAGGGGGTCACTGCGCTTTGGAACGGCACGGAGCATGTCTTGGTGGACACACAAGCAGGAAGTAGCGTCAACCAACAACAAGATAGTGTCTAA
- the LOC131127710 gene encoding protein GPR108 isoform X1, with the protein MAAARRAGVVAAFLLLFLLVGCKARIHKLTLKNETRFFVHLNTFGFYANGTLDVSLRSLRLPQKPVNYSVYPVGFSLSRSRVSGVLSYTAEETETCPLTLSKVTNNEPLILFLVDIHSCSVNVRVFGDQDNILSAKLKSDVQTKVKGQRSSREAPANAPAKPVEQTKDGDKTSGKVPDESNAKTELVDQTKQDQTAGITLPEFHLDKNKSLTLALEKVNDTYNFNFHLLVGLLAEGLYNFNFYYCQNMEPGIDHSYSFTLEVTEKNPGGFLSAAEIPLSRLYIGMAGVFFTAALVWVYTLMKHRYSVFKIHWLMAALAFTKSTSLVFHSINYHFINTEGHPIEGWAVMYYITHLLKGALLFITLALIGTGWAFVKYILSDKEKKIFMIVIPLQVLANVAYIIIESTEEGSSEYPLWKEILFLVDLICCGAILFPVVWSIRHLQEASSTDGKAAMNLEKLKLFRHYYVMIVCYIYFTRIIAILLKVTMPFQWQWFYEFLVEVSTLIFFVLTGYKFRPASNNPYLQLPQHDDDEEMDEIVTESGALEGISKVKKTSNGRERQKEATL; encoded by the exons ATGGCTGCGGCGCGCAGAGCTGGTGTCGTGGCTGCATTTCTACTCCTGTTTCTTCTGGTTGGGTGCAAGGCAAGGATACACAAACTCACCCTGAAG AACGAAACACGCTTTTTCGTCCACCTCAACACTTTTGGCTTTTACGCGAACGGGACTCTTGACGTCAGCCTACGGTCTCTGCGCCTCCCACAGAAACCGGTCAACTATAGCGTCTACCCT gttgGATTCAGTCTCTCCAGGTCCCGAGTGAGTGGAGTCTTGTCTTACACA GCTGAAGAGACAGAGACCTGCCCCCTCACGCTCAGTAAAGTGACTAATAATGAACCCCTCATCCTCTTTCTTGTTGATATCCACAGCTGCAG TGTCAACGTGCGTGTCTTCGGAGACCAAGACAATATTTTGAGCGCCAAATTGAAGAGCGATGTGCAGACCAAAGTGAAAG gtcagaggtcaagcaGGGAGGCTCCTGCCAACGCTCCTGCTAAGCCTGTTGAGCAGACGAAAGATGGAGATAAAACGTCTGGAAAAGTTCCAGATGAATCAAATGCAAAAACAGAGCTTGTGGATCAGACAAAGCAGGATCAGACGGCAGGGATTACGCTTCCCGAATTCCAT CTCGACAAGAACAAATCGCTGACATTGGCTTTGGAGAAAGTTAACGACACCTACAACTTCAAT TTCCACCTGCTGGTGGGCTTGCTGGCTGAAGGCTTGTACAACTTCAACTTCTACTACTGTCAGAACATGGAACCTGGCATAGACCATTCCTACTCCTtcact CTGGAAGTGACGGAGAAGAATCCCGGAGGCTTCCTGTCTGCAGCCGAAATCCCACTGTCTCGCCTCTACATTGGCATGGCTGGAGTCTTCTTCACCGCTGCCCTGGTGTGGGTGTACACGCTCATGAAGCACAG GTACAGTGTGTTTAAGATCCATTGGCTGATGGCGGCGCTGGCCTTCACCAAGTCCACATCTTTGGTTTTCCACAGT ATAAACTATCACTTCATCAACACAGAGGGGCATCCCATCGAGGGCTGGGCTGTCATGTATTACATCACACACCT GCTCAAGGGGGCGCTCCTGTTCATCACACTGGCACTGATTGGCACCGGATGGGCCTTCGTCAAATACATCCTGTCTGACAAAGAGAAGAAGATCTTTATGATTGTCATTCCCCTGCAG GTCCTGGCCAACGTGGCCTACATAATCATTGAGTCCACGGAGGAAGGCTCCAGCGAATACCCTCTGTGGAAGGAGATACTCTTTCTTGTCGACCTCATCTGCTGTGGCGCCATCTTGTTCCCTGTTGTCTG GTCCATCCGTCATCTACAAGAGGCTTCCAGCACCGATGGAAAAG CTGCCATGAATTTGGAGAAGCTCAAGCTCTTCCGGCACTACTACGTCATG ATCGTGTGTTACATCTACTTCACAAGAATCATCGCCATCCTGCTCAAGGTCACCATGCCCTTCCAGTGGCAGTGGTTCTACGAG TTCCTGGTGGAAGTGTCCACATTGATCTTTTTTGTGTTGACGGGATACAAATTCCGACCCGCTTCCAACAACCCGTACCTCCAGCTGCCCCAGCATGATGACGATGAAGAAATGGATGAAAT AGTGACGGAGTCGGGTGCACTGGAGGGCATTTCCAAAGTCAAGAAGACGTCCAACGGACGTGAGCGCCAGAAGGAAGCCACCTTGTGA